The Thalassotalea nanhaiensis genome has a window encoding:
- a CDS encoding NAD(P)/FAD-dependent oxidoreductase, giving the protein MTCYPDSYYAASRGDTTDYPSLTDHIFADICVVGGGYSGLSTAIALQEKGYKVVLLEGSKIGFGASGRNGGQLVNSFSRDIDHIEKHYGKDTANAMGSMAFEGADCIRDLIKRYTIDCDYKSGGFFAAFTEKQMDELARKKELWERYDNNKLSIVDKHNISNIVNTDAYVGGLVDEHCGHIHPLKLALGEAVAFTSIGGQVFEQSKVINIEHLQQQDKKITLVKTKQGCVTANKVVLAGNAYMGNLEPKLAKKSMPCGTQIVTSEVLPEELANSLIPSGYCVEDMNYKLDYYRVTADNRLLFGGGVTYGGGDPASIENFLKPHMNKIFPAMQEYKIDYAWGGDFLLTLNRLPQLGRIGENVYYTQGYSGHGINTSHLAGKLLAEAIHGDSSRFDVFANLPHYSFPGGRLFRVPFTMMGAWYYGLRDSLGL; this is encoded by the coding sequence ATGACTTGTTATCCTGATTCTTATTATGCCGCCTCAAGAGGTGACACTACCGACTACCCAAGCTTAACCGATCATATATTTGCTGATATTTGTGTTGTTGGCGGTGGCTATAGTGGCCTATCTACGGCCATAGCCTTGCAAGAAAAAGGCTACAAGGTGGTTTTATTGGAAGGCAGTAAAATTGGTTTCGGTGCATCAGGTAGAAATGGCGGTCAATTAGTCAATAGCTTTAGCAGAGATATTGATCACATCGAGAAGCATTACGGCAAAGATACTGCCAATGCCATGGGGTCAATGGCCTTTGAAGGTGCTGACTGTATTCGAGATTTAATTAAACGTTATACCATTGATTGCGATTATAAAAGTGGTGGTTTTTTTGCAGCCTTCACTGAAAAGCAAATGGATGAATTAGCCAGAAAAAAAGAACTTTGGGAACGTTACGACAACAACAAACTATCTATAGTGGATAAACACAACATCTCCAACATAGTAAACACCGATGCTTATGTAGGTGGCTTGGTTGATGAACATTGTGGTCACATACATCCACTAAAGCTGGCTCTGGGTGAAGCTGTTGCATTCACCTCAATTGGCGGACAAGTATTTGAACAATCGAAAGTCATTAATATTGAGCACCTACAACAACAAGACAAAAAAATAACGCTGGTTAAGACTAAACAGGGCTGTGTCACTGCCAACAAAGTAGTACTTGCAGGTAATGCTTACATGGGTAATTTAGAGCCTAAACTAGCAAAAAAATCTATGCCTTGTGGCACCCAAATTGTCACCTCTGAAGTATTACCAGAAGAGTTGGCAAACAGCCTGATCCCATCGGGATATTGTGTTGAAGATATGAATTATAAACTCGACTACTATCGTGTCACTGCAGATAACCGCTTATTATTTGGTGGTGGGGTAACTTATGGTGGTGGCGATCCGGCCAGTATCGAAAATTTTTTAAAACCACACATGAACAAAATTTTTCCTGCAATGCAGGAGTACAAAATTGATTACGCTTGGGGCGGTGATTTCTTATTAACGTTAAATCGACTGCCACAACTTGGCCGTATAGGTGAGAATGTTTATTACACTCAAGGCTACAGTGGCCACGGAATAAATACCTCACATCTAGCCGGTAAATTATTGGCTGAAGCTATCCATGGTGACAGCAGCCGCTTTGATGTATTTGCCAATTTACCGCACTATAGCTTCCCGGGAGGAAGACTGTTTAGAGTGCCATTTACAATGATGGGTGCATGGTATTATGGACTTCGTGATTCGCTAGGGCTTTAA
- a CDS encoding cupin domain-containing protein has translation MDVGARLKTVRLLKNLSQRELAKRAGVTNSTISMIEKNSVSPSISSLKKVLNGIPISLVDFFSEDVNTEKTQQVVYKPEDLMDIGTGDISMMLVGKAFPRRQMTFLLETYPANADTGIEMLQNDAEEGGYIVEGKIEITVDNQVHILTKGDSYYFDNNKPHRFRNPFTKVCKIVSATTPGNF, from the coding sequence TTGGATGTTGGTGCGCGCTTAAAAACAGTTAGACTGTTAAAAAATTTATCTCAACGAGAACTGGCAAAACGTGCTGGAGTGACGAATAGCACCATTTCGATGATCGAGAAAAATAGTGTTAGCCCGTCGATCAGTTCGCTAAAAAAAGTACTAAACGGTATCCCTATTTCCTTAGTCGATTTTTTTTCTGAAGATGTAAACACTGAAAAAACCCAACAAGTAGTCTACAAGCCTGAAGACCTAATGGATATTGGAACGGGCGATATCTCTATGATGTTAGTGGGAAAAGCTTTTCCACGCAGGCAAATGACATTTTTATTAGAAACATATCCAGCCAATGCAGATACCGGTATTGAAATGCTCCAAAACGATGCCGAAGAAGGTGGATATATCGTTGAAGGGAAAATTGAAATTACTGTCGATAATCAGGTTCATATTTTAACGAAAGGCGATAGTTATTATTTTGATAATAATAAACCGCACCGTTTTCGTAATCCGTTCACTAAGGTGTGTAAAATTGTTAGCGCGACAACACCAGGAAACTTTTAA
- a CDS encoding NAD(P)/FAD-dependent oxidoreductase, translating to MTAIHTDEYPESYYFASANQPFHYPVLTESIDADVCIIGGGFSGVATALELSERGLKVVLLEAHKIGWGASGRNGGQLIRGIGHDLEVFRNTIGQEGIDSITQMGAESLSIVTDRIKKYNIDCDLTMGYCDFANKAKHVKWLEQSYKQLQKNNYPFPIRLLDKDEVQQQVIGSASALAGFEDMGSGHLHPLNLCLSEAHIATTLGAQIFADSKVTKIEKGTVNTVHTLLGQVKAKTLVLAGNAYIEGLEPKLDGKVLPAGSYIIATEPLKAELHSKILPGNHAVCDQRTALDYFRLSADKRLLFGGMCNYSGRDPKDIKAVLYPKMLQVFPELENIKVDYQWGGKIGIGANRLPQIGRLQNNIYYAQGYSGHGVNVTHMAGKLLAEAISGETNRIEVFNQVKHLTFPGGRYLRSPLLALGMLYHKMFD from the coding sequence ATGACAGCTATACACACAGATGAGTATCCTGAGTCTTATTACTTTGCTTCAGCTAATCAACCTTTTCACTATCCTGTGTTGACCGAATCTATTGATGCCGATGTTTGCATTATTGGAGGTGGCTTTAGTGGTGTTGCAACCGCTTTAGAATTATCAGAAAGAGGCCTTAAGGTTGTGTTACTTGAAGCACATAAAATAGGCTGGGGCGCCTCGGGCAGAAATGGTGGCCAATTAATTCGTGGTATAGGCCATGACTTAGAAGTATTTCGCAATACAATAGGTCAAGAAGGTATAGATTCGATAACCCAAATGGGAGCAGAGTCATTAAGTATAGTTACTGACCGTATAAAAAAATACAATATCGATTGTGACTTAACCATGGGGTATTGTGACTTTGCTAATAAAGCTAAGCATGTGAAATGGCTTGAACAAAGTTATAAGCAGTTACAAAAAAATAATTATCCTTTCCCAATAAGATTGCTCGATAAAGATGAAGTGCAACAACAAGTTATTGGTTCAGCTAGTGCTCTGGCAGGATTTGAAGATATGGGCAGCGGTCACTTACATCCATTGAATTTATGTTTAAGTGAAGCACACATTGCCACAACATTAGGGGCACAGATATTCGCCGATTCAAAAGTAACTAAAATTGAAAAGGGCACAGTAAATACAGTTCACACGCTATTAGGGCAGGTAAAGGCGAAAACATTAGTGCTCGCCGGAAACGCATATATTGAAGGCTTAGAACCGAAACTTGATGGTAAAGTGCTACCAGCTGGAAGTTACATAATTGCCACCGAGCCGTTAAAAGCAGAACTTCATAGTAAAATTCTGCCAGGTAATCATGCGGTCTGTGATCAGCGTACTGCTCTGGATTATTTTCGCTTATCTGCAGATAAAAGGCTGCTCTTTGGCGGCATGTGTAACTATTCAGGCCGTGATCCGAAAGATATTAAAGCTGTACTGTACCCTAAAATGTTGCAGGTATTTCCAGAGTTAGAAAATATTAAAGTTGATTATCAATGGGGTGGAAAAATTGGCATTGGTGCTAATCGATTACCTCAAATTGGTCGCTTACAAAATAATATTTATTATGCGCAAGGGTATTCTGGTCATGGTGTAAACGTTACTCATATGGCGGGAAAACTATTGGCGGAAGCCATCAGTGGTGAAACTAATCGAATTGAAGTATTCAACCAGGTCAAACACCTTACTTTCCCTGGAGGAAGGTATTTACGCTCACCTCTGTTAGCGTTGGGAATGCTATACCATAAAATGTTTGATTAA
- a CDS encoding MATE family efflux transporter, with protein MHKRLWFAEINKILRLAVPLIIANVAMIGMGVIDTMMAGQVSGEDLAGLAIGGNIWLVIEMTLYGIICAITPRVARFYGAKNYKEISIESQQGLLLAAFLGILATVLMLSLIPLIPHLGASVEVTKIAQGYGEIIAYSLPISGVCWALCAILEGHGLLRFVVISSLVAVSLNLFLDYVFVFGKYGFPALGGVGCAWTTTIIYWLWGFSAIIYTAKHKKTKRYNIYKKWPGIILSRWRVLLSLGLPISLAILAEEGFFNFTALLIAPLGTESLGAHQITIQVVSLVLMFGLGIGQATSILVAQSIGKSNTSAMYNHLQAGLSMVAAFGFLVGLLVFGFRADLPNLFTQDIAIAAISTAIMWFAPFYLVFDIMQVWAAQTLRGFEDTKVPMILQVTSYWLIGFPLGYSLAVTEVWGQSYGIYGFWGGFLVGIFLASGLLSTRLYIQVSKYKRA; from the coding sequence ATGCATAAGCGGTTATGGTTTGCTGAAATTAATAAAATTTTACGCTTAGCCGTGCCGCTGATCATTGCTAATGTAGCGATGATTGGTATGGGAGTTATCGACACAATGATGGCCGGTCAGGTCAGTGGTGAGGACTTAGCAGGCCTTGCTATTGGCGGCAACATTTGGCTGGTTATTGAAATGACCTTGTACGGCATAATTTGTGCAATTACCCCAAGAGTTGCCCGTTTCTATGGTGCAAAAAACTATAAAGAAATATCCATTGAAAGTCAGCAAGGTTTGTTATTAGCGGCTTTTCTTGGCATTTTAGCGACGGTGTTAATGTTGTCGCTTATACCTTTAATCCCACATTTGGGTGCCAGTGTCGAAGTGACCAAAATAGCTCAAGGTTACGGTGAAATAATCGCTTACTCATTACCTATCAGCGGTGTATGTTGGGCATTATGTGCAATTCTAGAAGGCCACGGTTTATTGCGTTTTGTGGTAATTTCCAGTCTAGTTGCCGTTTCTCTCAACTTATTTTTAGATTATGTATTTGTTTTTGGCAAATATGGATTTCCAGCGCTTGGCGGAGTTGGTTGTGCCTGGACTACGACGATAATTTATTGGCTTTGGGGTTTTTCTGCAATTATTTATACCGCTAAGCATAAGAAAACCAAACGATACAACATCTACAAAAAATGGCCGGGAATTATATTATCTCGTTGGCGAGTTCTACTTTCTTTAGGACTACCAATTAGTTTGGCAATACTGGCCGAAGAAGGTTTTTTCAATTTTACCGCGCTGCTTATTGCGCCACTAGGAACCGAATCGTTAGGAGCCCACCAAATAACCATTCAGGTAGTGTCTTTAGTCTTAATGTTTGGCCTTGGTATTGGGCAGGCAACCTCAATACTGGTTGCGCAAAGCATTGGCAAATCTAACACTAGTGCGATGTATAACCACTTGCAAGCTGGGCTTAGCATGGTGGCAGCTTTTGGTTTCTTGGTGGGTTTATTAGTTTTTGGTTTTCGCGCTGATCTACCAAATTTATTTACCCAAGATATTGCCATTGCGGCGATTTCAACCGCAATTATGTGGTTTGCTCCTTTCTATCTGGTATTTGATATTATGCAGGTATGGGCAGCACAAACCCTGCGCGGCTTTGAAGATACAAAAGTCCCCATGATACTTCAGGTGACTTCATATTGGCTTATTGGCTTTCCCTTGGGTTATAGCCTCGCCGTTACGGAAGTTTGGGGGCAAAGCTATGGCATATATGGCTTTTGGGGCGGATTTTTAGTTGGTATTTTCCTAGCGAGTGGCTTGCTGTCCACCCGACTATACATCCAAGTAAGTAAATATAAACGGGCGTAG
- a CDS encoding aldehyde dehydrogenase family protein, producing the protein MKLCDKFYINGAWVTPEHGEMMDIINPANEQIIGQLKLGTAKDVDLATQAAKDAFPAWSSTSKEERLGYLDRIIALYKERMEEMAQAISLEMGAPMSMARGSQAPIGLTHFQTTRKALEDFIFEENQGITHVVKEAIGVCGFITPWNWPMNQIACKVAPAIACGCTMVLKPSELAPLSAQLFAQIVHDAGLPPGVFNMVQGDGPNVGSALSSHQDIELVSLTGSTRAGVAVSKNAADTIKRVTLELGGKSANIIMEDADIEQVVAAGVKDCFSNTGQSCNAPTRMLVPAKYHDKAVAAAKAVAQQTMVGDPNNSDTNLGPLSNKNQFTKVNNMIQQAVEQGTELVTGGSGRPEGLDHGYYVKPTIFANVTNDMMLAREEVFGPVLAIMPYDNEEQAIEIANDTLYGLAGYIQGKDMNQARHIARSIRAGTIYINDPEFDPYAPFGGYKQSGNGREWGHFAFDDFLEIKGIVGY; encoded by the coding sequence ATGAAACTCTGTGATAAATTTTATATCAATGGCGCTTGGGTTACCCCAGAACATGGCGAAATGATGGATATCATAAACCCGGCCAATGAACAAATTATTGGCCAGCTAAAATTAGGCACTGCGAAAGATGTCGACCTGGCTACACAAGCTGCCAAAGACGCTTTCCCTGCCTGGTCATCAACCTCTAAAGAAGAAAGATTAGGCTACCTTGACCGTATAATTGCTTTGTATAAAGAACGTATGGAAGAAATGGCACAAGCCATATCCTTAGAAATGGGCGCACCAATGAGCATGGCTAGAGGCTCACAAGCACCAATAGGGTTAACCCATTTTCAAACAACGCGAAAGGCTTTAGAGGACTTCATTTTTGAAGAAAATCAGGGCATTACCCACGTAGTCAAAGAAGCCATTGGAGTCTGTGGCTTTATTACCCCATGGAATTGGCCAATGAATCAGATCGCATGTAAAGTAGCGCCGGCGATTGCCTGCGGTTGCACCATGGTATTAAAACCAAGTGAGTTAGCACCTTTATCGGCACAACTATTTGCGCAAATAGTTCATGATGCAGGGCTTCCGCCAGGTGTATTTAATATGGTGCAAGGTGATGGACCCAATGTTGGTTCAGCTCTATCTTCTCATCAAGATATTGAATTAGTCTCTCTTACCGGCTCTACTCGTGCTGGTGTAGCAGTATCAAAAAATGCTGCTGACACAATAAAAAGAGTGACCTTGGAGTTAGGCGGCAAGTCGGCAAATATAATTATGGAAGATGCCGACATTGAACAAGTCGTTGCTGCTGGCGTTAAAGACTGTTTTTCAAATACCGGCCAATCTTGTAATGCACCAACAAGAATGTTGGTACCGGCCAAATATCATGACAAAGCAGTTGCTGCGGCCAAGGCTGTTGCACAGCAAACCATGGTTGGCGATCCAAATAATAGTGACACCAACCTTGGTCCACTGTCGAATAAGAATCAATTTACTAAGGTCAATAACATGATCCAGCAGGCCGTAGAACAAGGTACGGAGCTTGTTACCGGTGGCTCAGGTAGACCCGAAGGATTAGATCATGGTTATTACGTTAAGCCAACCATTTTTGCCAACGTAACCAACGACATGATGCTTGCCCGAGAAGAAGTGTTTGGGCCGGTGTTGGCCATTATGCCTTATGACAACGAAGAGCAAGCGATAGAAATTGCTAATGATACTTTGTATGGGCTTGCCGGATATATTCAAGGCAAAGATATGAATCAAGCTCGTCATATTGCCCGTAGCATTCGTGCTGGTACCATTTATATTAACGACCCTGAATTTGACCCTTATGCGCCATTTGGTGGCTATAAGCAATCTGGTAATGGCCGTGAGTGGGGACATTTTGCATTTGATGATTTTCTCGAAATTAAAGGTATTGTTGGCTATTAA
- a CDS encoding helix-turn-helix transcriptional regulator, whose protein sequence is MPNSKKQQIKQSFLSTFSEQYAALMPIVNSPMFAEKLADMFKLLIPTNNVMIISNPSKNLPILEYNDLPPENRASIANQYVNGTFLLDPFYLAARKQGKNGFFHLIDIAPDGFEDSEYYKTYFKHSGLSDECGYIIQLADHGEKFIIISLGQIAVSETFTDKHLKCMKDISPLIESLAKQHWLSGEHENETQFDVRQQLETALECFGKSMLTEREIQMVQMILHGYSSKAIAERFNISLETVKLHRKNAYAKLDLSSQGELFNLFINSLINNEHYEGGDPLISYFGLSVVV, encoded by the coding sequence ATGCCAAACAGTAAAAAACAGCAAATAAAACAATCATTTCTCTCTACTTTTAGTGAGCAATATGCTGCTTTAATGCCCATTGTTAATAGCCCGATGTTTGCTGAAAAACTTGCAGACATGTTTAAGTTATTAATACCAACAAATAACGTAATGATTATTTCTAACCCAAGCAAAAACCTACCGATTTTAGAATATAATGATCTGCCTCCCGAGAACAGAGCGTCAATTGCCAATCAATATGTTAATGGTACATTTTTACTCGACCCGTTTTATCTTGCGGCAAGAAAACAAGGCAAAAATGGTTTCTTTCATTTAATCGACATCGCCCCTGATGGTTTTGAAGATAGTGAATATTATAAAACTTATTTTAAACACTCAGGTCTGTCTGATGAATGTGGTTATATTATTCAGCTTGCCGATCACGGCGAAAAATTTATCATCATTTCTTTGGGACAGATTGCAGTTTCGGAAACGTTTACTGATAAACACTTGAAATGTATGAAAGATATATCCCCATTAATAGAGTCTCTTGCCAAGCAACATTGGTTAAGTGGAGAGCATGAAAACGAAACACAGTTTGATGTTCGCCAGCAACTTGAAACTGCACTGGAGTGTTTTGGTAAGAGCATGCTTACTGAACGAGAAATTCAAATGGTGCAAATGATCCTGCACGGTTATTCAAGTAAAGCAATTGCTGAACGATTTAACATCTCCTTGGAAACAGTCAAATTACATCGCAAAAATGCCTATGCTAAACTTGATTTAAGCAGCCAAGGTGAGTTGTTTAATTTATTTATCAATTCATTGATTAACAATGAACATTATGAAGGCGGCGATCCACTTATTTCATATTTTGGCTTAAGTGTTGTTGTTTAG
- a CDS encoding MOSC domain-containing protein — MKKIVGKLVAVNLGKETDGLAKSPTNYLHAELDGFVGDRHRSIQRQCWQGDKQAKGSIRRNERQWSATSIEELAEITEKMDLSQPLTADKVSVNLCFEGIPKLSLLPKGSILKFSSGAELMVEEYNPPCVEMGEKLAEIFSTNSGKDLVATDFTKAAAFSRGLVGVVEVAGKLSVGDQVSVSVYQPPLWIAKMQSES; from the coding sequence ATGAAGAAAATAGTCGGCAAACTGGTAGCCGTTAATCTTGGCAAAGAGACAGACGGCTTAGCCAAGAGCCCCACGAATTACTTACACGCTGAACTTGATGGTTTTGTTGGTGATCGACACCGTTCAATACAAAGGCAGTGTTGGCAAGGTGATAAACAGGCGAAAGGCTCAATCAGAAGAAATGAACGCCAGTGGTCGGCTACCTCGATTGAAGAACTGGCAGAAATTACCGAGAAAATGGATCTTAGCCAACCCCTAACTGCCGATAAGGTAAGCGTTAATTTATGTTTTGAAGGTATACCAAAATTATCTTTATTACCAAAAGGCTCCATTTTAAAATTTTCATCTGGTGCTGAATTGATGGTAGAAGAATATAATCCCCCATGTGTTGAGATGGGGGAAAAATTGGCTGAAATTTTTAGTACTAATTCAGGTAAAGATCTCGTTGCGACAGATTTCACCAAGGCGGCTGCCTTTTCTCGGGGGTTGGTTGGAGTCGTGGAAGTTGCAGGTAAATTGAGCGTAGGTGATCAGGTATCGGTTAGCGTTTATCAGCCACCTCTGTGGATTGCCAAAATGCAAAGTGAGTCATAA
- a CDS encoding TonB-dependent receptor: MSRKYTSSRTSLAHPFHQSSLAKAVSAAIITSMISIPTFATEQEEEEVEVIVISATKKNETLQEAPIAITALTGDFIEAVHLSNVKELVKFTPGATGNSADSFLDALSIRGIRTEDYGSGGDMSNGLFKNDLYEGRTGSAVSSMYDMDRAEIVRGPQAFLFGRNSIGGAISVHTKRAEVGSSDGNISVDLGENNLVRVDGAINLDVSDTFAVRIAGLSHNEESYVDNLGPAGDIPDREITAFRLSTTYQPSDTLSIYTMIDYEERNQPGTAYRAVEEGEHWEMWDEIFGDQVNGGNGLKGGSADIDLDGGFYHKNYGTKDDAEALNIQIRVEKEFSFADLTVSAGYKDHDYFYAEDLDGGPLPIEDWKMDQSGDYTQVEARLNSKGNDALGWYFGASYYEESLDVYVENSFNEDILCDYYYSYYYDLGTSGCEELFNDYYGGYYGTFSHYREDHALVESVIHDGEFDGWAVYANLDYQITDTVNVEFGARHSSDSKEFSIDVPAPDSFLGAWWYYGFTTAEPIKDSKTWTDTSVKALIRWRPQDDMMFYASYTEGYKAGGFASFSLGTNAQGEDVPWQTYDLTNESGYPLETFAPETIDSYEIGYKDSFFEGNTDIALTAFYYDYGGLQVNASEPNTGATIVKNVGTTEAYGLEGTINTSLGEYWKLYLGLSYLDTEVTDLHDVCLGPTGQGEPGSDYCEGRPLYYAPELTGAFVLDGAFPLDSGAAITTSLEMYWEDERGGGWEYLPETELDATYTAAVRLGYESASNWWVQAYVDNVTDEEGYDNAYNGVGVVPAVHWSVFKPRTMGIRFGMSWD, from the coding sequence ATGTCTAGGAAATACACCAGTAGTCGTACATCGTTGGCTCACCCCTTCCATCAAAGCTCGCTCGCGAAGGCAGTCTCTGCTGCCATTATAACATCGATGATTTCAATCCCTACTTTTGCTACCGAACAGGAAGAAGAAGAAGTTGAAGTCATAGTCATATCCGCGACAAAGAAAAATGAAACTCTTCAGGAAGCTCCAATTGCCATCACGGCTTTAACAGGGGATTTCATCGAAGCTGTACATCTGAGCAATGTTAAAGAGTTAGTTAAATTTACCCCAGGGGCTACGGGCAACAGTGCCGATAGCTTCCTCGACGCTTTAAGTATTCGTGGTATACGAACTGAGGATTACGGTTCTGGTGGTGATATGTCTAATGGTCTATTTAAAAATGACCTGTATGAAGGACGCACTGGCTCTGCGGTTAGTAGTATGTATGATATGGACCGAGCGGAAATTGTTCGTGGTCCACAAGCCTTCCTTTTTGGTCGAAACTCTATTGGTGGTGCCATTAGCGTACACACAAAACGCGCAGAAGTAGGCAGCAGTGATGGTAATATTAGCGTAGATTTAGGCGAAAATAATCTAGTTAGGGTTGATGGTGCTATAAACCTTGATGTTAGCGATACCTTTGCGGTACGTATTGCTGGCCTGTCTCACAATGAAGAAAGTTATGTTGATAACTTAGGCCCAGCAGGCGATATACCCGATAGGGAAATAACCGCATTTCGTTTATCTACCACTTACCAACCATCTGATACTTTATCTATTTATACCATGATTGATTATGAAGAACGTAATCAGCCTGGTACCGCTTACCGTGCCGTTGAAGAAGGCGAGCATTGGGAAATGTGGGATGAAATTTTTGGCGATCAAGTTAATGGTGGTAATGGTTTAAAAGGCGGCAGTGCTGATATTGATCTCGATGGCGGTTTTTATCATAAAAACTACGGTACAAAAGATGACGCCGAAGCATTAAACATTCAAATTCGAGTTGAAAAAGAATTTAGTTTTGCCGACTTAACCGTAAGTGCAGGCTACAAAGATCATGATTATTTCTATGCCGAAGATCTTGATGGTGGTCCTTTGCCGATTGAAGATTGGAAAATGGATCAGTCAGGTGATTACACGCAAGTTGAAGCTCGACTGAACTCCAAAGGCAATGATGCCTTAGGTTGGTATTTTGGTGCATCCTACTATGAAGAATCACTCGATGTTTATGTGGAAAACAGTTTCAATGAAGATATTTTATGTGACTATTATTACTCATATTACTACGATCTAGGTACTTCTGGCTGTGAAGAACTCTTCAATGATTACTATGGCGGATATTATGGGACATTTTCTCACTACCGTGAAGATCACGCCTTAGTTGAATCGGTTATTCATGATGGCGAATTTGATGGCTGGGCAGTATATGCTAACCTTGACTATCAAATAACCGATACTGTTAATGTTGAATTCGGTGCTCGTCATAGTTCTGATTCAAAAGAATTTTCGATTGATGTACCAGCACCGGACAGTTTCCTTGGTGCTTGGTGGTACTATGGTTTCACTACGGCCGAACCAATTAAGGATAGCAAAACGTGGACCGATACATCGGTCAAAGCCCTCATTAGATGGCGACCACAAGATGATATGATGTTTTATGCCAGCTATACCGAAGGCTATAAAGCCGGTGGCTTTGCATCCTTCTCCCTAGGAACAAATGCTCAAGGTGAAGATGTTCCTTGGCAAACCTATGATCTTACCAATGAATCAGGCTACCCGCTTGAAACGTTTGCCCCAGAAACCATTGACTCTTATGAGATAGGTTATAAAGATTCATTCTTTGAAGGTAATACCGATATCGCTCTAACCGCGTTTTACTACGACTACGGCGGCTTACAAGTAAACGCTTCTGAGCCAAACACCGGTGCAACGATTGTGAAAAATGTTGGTACGACTGAAGCCTATGGTTTAGAGGGTACTATCAATACAAGCTTAGGCGAATATTGGAAGCTTTACTTGGGATTAAGCTACCTTGATACGGAAGTAACGGATCTTCACGATGTATGTCTTGGTCCAACTGGTCAAGGTGAGCCGGGATCAGATTATTGTGAAGGTAGGCCCTTGTATTATGCACCGGAGCTTACTGGAGCATTTGTGCTAGACGGCGCTTTCCCACTTGATAGTGGTGCAGCAATTACCACTAGTTTAGAGATGTATTGGGAAGATGAGCGTGGCGGCGGTTGGGAATATTTGCCTGAAACAGAGCTTGATGCGACTTATACTGCCGCGGTACGACTTGGCTACGAGTCGGCTTCTAATTGGTGGGTTCAAGCCTACGTGGATAACGTCACCGATGAAGAAGGATATGATAACGCATACAACGGTGTTGGTGTTGTCCCTGCCGTACATTGGTCTGTATTTAAACCACGTACCATGGGCATACGATTTGGTATGAGTTGGGATTAA